Proteins encoded in a region of the Triticum dicoccoides isolate Atlit2015 ecotype Zavitan chromosome 3A, WEW_v2.0, whole genome shotgun sequence genome:
- the LOC119272271 gene encoding uncharacterized protein LOC119272271, with product MADDSSSPASYIRLVQHLIEKCICYDMNKEECVEALEKHANIMPAVTSTVWKELEKENREFFETYKKDRGGESPSQKGSPSDQASTSRSSDDNDD from the exons ATGGCCGACGACTCATCGTCCCCGGCGTCTTACATCCGGCTG GTGCAGCATCTGATCGAGAAGTGCATCTGCTACGACATGAACAAGGAGGAGTGCGTGGAGGCGCTGGAGAAGCACGCCAACATCATGCCCGCCGTCACATCCACCG TGTGGAAGGAGCTGGAGAAGGAGAACAGGGAGTTCTTCGAGACGTACAAGAAGGACAGAGGCGGTGAGTCGCCGTCGCAGAAGGGCAGTCCTTCAGACCAGGCGTCGACCTCAAGGAGCTCAGACGACAACGACGACTAG